In a genomic window of Theropithecus gelada isolate Dixy chromosome 15, Tgel_1.0, whole genome shotgun sequence:
- the PPP3R2 gene encoding calcineurin subunit B type 2: MSTMGNEASYPAEMCAHFDNDEIKRLGRRFRKLDLDKSGSLSVEEFMSLPELRHNPLVRRVIDVFDTNDDGEVDFKEFILGTSQFSVKGDEEQKLRFAFSIYDMDKDGYISNGELFQVLKMMVGNNLPDWQLQQLVDKTILILDKDGDGKISFEEFSAVVRDLEIHKKLVLIV; the protein is encoded by the coding sequence ATGTCCACAATGGGAAACGAGGCCAGTTACCCGGCGGAGATGTGCGCCCACTTTGACAATGATGAAATTAAAAGGCTGGGCAGGAGGTTTCGGAAGTTGGACTTGGACAAATCAGGCTCTCTGAGCGTGGAGGAGTTCATGTCCCTGCCGGAGCTGCGCCACAACCCGTTGGTGCGGCGAGTGATCGACGTCTTCGACACCAACGACGATGGAGAAGTGGACTTCAAGGAATTCATCCTGGGGACCTCTCAGTTCAGCGTCAAGGGCGACGAGGAGCAGAAGTTGAGGTTTGCGTTTAGCATTTACGACATGGATAAAGATGGCTACATTTCCAACGGGGAGCTCTTCCAGGTGCTGAAGATGATGGTGGGCAACAACCTGCCGGACTGGCAGCTCCAGCAGCTGGTCGACAAAACCATCCTCATCCTGGACAAGGATGGCGATGGGAAGATATCCTTTGAGGAATTCAGTGCTGTGGTCAGAGACCTGGAGATCCACAAGAAGCTGGTCCTCATCGTGTGA